The Accipiter gentilis chromosome 34, bAccGen1.1, whole genome shotgun sequence genome has a segment encoding these proteins:
- the LOC126034421 gene encoding retinoic acid-induced protein 3-like: MPMSAPRGCGSIDADYYLLCDMEKAWGIVLESLAAAGILITIFLICSLFFLICKVQDNSKRHMISVYFFFLLGTLGIFGLTFAFIIRLNDRTRPTRFFLFGVIFALCFSCLLTHACNLNKLVRGRKPFSWLVLLLLIVSFALVQVVISIEYLVTMLVNQKDKFLNMSVEETNKDFVMLLIYVLFLMALTFLVSMFTFCGSYKSWKRHGAHIFVTILFSIAIWVVWITMLTKGNTALSKRSWDDPVVAIALVSNGWIFLIMYIVPEICFLTAPLKLGDYPPENDFCQPKFIKQTTGVDNRAYTQDEIVQGDAGDLSYSPYSSHFQMKTIEPQNEFSIPRPKARTSPYHDYAGGKGPM; encoded by the exons ATGCCAATGTCGGCTCCCCGAGGCTGCGGCAGCATCGATGCTGACTATTACCTACTCTGTGACATGGAGAAGGCCTGGGGGATTGTCCTGGAGTCACTGGCTGCAGCTGGCATCCTCATCACCATTTTCCTCATCTGCTCGCTCTTCTTTCTCATCTGTAAAGTCCAAGACAACAGCAAGCGGCACATGATCTCCgtctatttcttctttctcttaggCACGCTCGGCATTTTTGGTCTCACCTTTGCCTTCATCATTCGACTCAATGACAGGACTCGCCCCACTCGCTTCTTCCTATTTGGAGTCATCTTTGCTCTCTGCTTCTCTTGCCTCCTCACCCATGCCTGCAACCTCAACAAACTAGTGAGAGGAAGAAAGCCCTTCTCCTGGCTGGTGTTGCTGCTCCTCATTGTTTCCTTTGCCCTGGTACAAGTCGTGATCAGCATTGAGTACTTGGTCACCATGTTAGTAAACCAGAAAGACAAATTTCTGAATATGTCTGTGGAGGAGACCAACAAGGACTTTGTCATGCTTTTGATCTACGTGCTCTTCCTGATGGCTCTGACCTTCTTGGTTTCCATGTTCACATTCTGTGGGTCATACAAAAGCTGGAAGAGACATGGGGCACACATCTTTGTCACTATCCTGTTCTCCATTGCCATTTGGGTAGTGTGGATCACTATGCTCACAAAAGGCAACACGGCTTTAAGCAAACGTAGCTGGGATGATCCTGTCGTGGCCATTGCTCTGGTGTCCAATGGATGGATCTTCCTCATAATGTATATCGTCCCTGAAATTTGTTTCCTCACTGCCCCTCTGAAGCTGGGGGACTACCCGCCAGAAAATGACTTCTGCCAACCCAAGTTCATAAAGCAGACAACTGGAGTGGACAACCGTGCCTACACCCAAGACGAAATTGTGCAAG GAGACGCAGGAGACCTCAGCTACTCCCCATACTCCTCTCACTTTCAGATGAAG ACGATTGAACCCCAAAATGAATTCTCCATCCCTCGGCCCAAGGCCCGGACAAGCCCGTACCATGACTACGCTGGTGGGAAAGGCCCCATGTAG